In Haloarcula limicola, the genomic stretch GAGCAGCGTTCGGAGGACCTGCCGCCGGTGGACGCCGACCGCGCGGAGGACGCCGATCTCGCCCCGCCGCTCGGAGACGGACATCAGCATCACGTTGAAGATGCTGACGCCGGCGACGACCAGCGAGACGCCGGCCACGGCGAGCAAGAAACCGTTCAGCAGGTCGAAGAACTCCGCGATCTGGTCGAGGACGCTCGTCAGCGAGAAGACGCTGACCCGCTCCTGCCTCGCGTTCAGCCGCCGTTCGACGCCGTCGGCGACGGCCCGCGCGTCGGCCGCCGAGTCCGCCCGGACGACCACCTGCGAGAAGCCCGGCGCGGCGAACTCGCGGGGCGGGAGGATCACCGCCGAATCCGGCTGGAGCGGCGAGATGCTCTGGACCTCGGGGAGGACGCTCACGACGCGGTACTCGTTCTCCTCGACGGTTATCGTGCTGCCCACCCGCAGCGAGAGGTCCGCGGCGAGGTCGGCACCGACGATGGCTCCCTGCCGGTGAAACGCCGGGACGGCGTCGCTTCCGTTACCGAACAGCGCCCGCGGGCTGTCGGTACCGTACACCTGCGCGACGGTCTGTGCGCCGTTCGCGCGCACCGACCCGCCGGTGGCCTTCAGCGGGACGACGGTCCCGCGCCCGTCCGCCGCCCGCCGGACCGCCGCGAGGTCGCGCGCGTCCAGCGATTCCCGGTCGCTGTCCGAGGACGGGCTGACGATGACCTGATCGCCCAGGCCGCCGAGCTCCTCCGTCGCGGCGGCGCTCAGCGCGTTCCCGAGCAGGCCGAGCGTGACGACGGCGAACACGCCGATGACGATGCCCAGCGCCGCGAGCGCCGCCCGCAGGCGCTGGCGCGAGAGGTTCCGCGTCGCCAGCGACAGCGCCGGAAACCGCCGGCCGTTCCTACCCACGGCGAATCACCCCGTCGACGAGTTCGACGGTGCGGTCGGCGTACTCGGTGACGAGGTCGTCGTGCGTGACCGCGACGACGCCGACGTCGTCCTCGTCGGTGATGCGCCGGAACTCTTCGAGGATGTTCCGGCCCGTCTCGCGGTCCAGGTTGCCCGTCGGCTCGTCGGCCAGCAGGACCGACGGCTCGTTTATCAGCGCGCGAGCGATGGCGACGCGCTGTTTCTGCCCGCCCGATAGCTCGTCGGGCGTGTGGTCCAGTCGGTCGCCCAGTCCCATCCGCTCCAACAGGTCGCGCGCCCGGTCGGTGGCGTCACCAGGCAGGAACGCCGTCGGCAACCGGACGTTCTCCAGCGCGGTCAGCGTCGGCAGGAGGTGGAACTCCTGGAAGACGAACCCCAGCGACTCCCGACGGGCGTCGGTGCGCTGGGCCTCGGTCAGCCCCGTCGTCGGCTTCCCGTCGAGTTCGACCCGCCCGCTCGTGGGCTCGTCCAGCAGCCCGAGGACGTTGAGCATCGTGCTCTTGCCGCTGCCGCTCGGGCCGACGACGGCGACGACTTCCCCGCGGGCGACGGCGAAGTCGACGTGCGAGAGCGCGACCACCACGCCACCGCCGCCGCTGTCGTAGCGCTTGCTCACGTCGACGAGGCGGAGCGGCGGGGCCGGTTCGAGGCCGTTTTTGGGCCTCATCGGCCCCGTAACCGGCGGACGAACAGCGCGAGAGCGACGGTAAGCACCAGCGCGATCGCCGCCGCGAGGGCGATACCGAGCGTCTGCCAGTCTCGACCGTCGCTCTGCTCCTCGGGCGGCAGCGGGACCTGCACGGTGTCGGTGACGCGGTCCCCGCCGACGGCGTAGTCGAGGCGGACCGTCACCGCCGTCGCGTTCGCCGTATCGGCCCGCGCCGTCAGTTCGAACGGTGCGAACTCGCTGCCGGCGACGGTGCCCACGAAGTAGTCGCGCTGGGGGTACGCCGGCCGGACGTGCTCCGTCGGTTCGACGGCGACGACGGCGCTCGTCACCTCGCCGTCGCCGGTGTTGGCGAGGTTGCCGTCCACGGTCACTCGGCCGCCTTCGGTGACCGAGACGTCGAGTCCGGTGACGGTGGCGTCGCCGCGGGCGACGCGGTAGTCGTAGACGGCCGCGCTCTCGGCTCGCCGGTCCGGCGCGTCGTATCCGGCGACGAACCGAACGCCGTCGGCGGCCGGAACGGTCGAGAGGTCCACCGTGACCGTCGCCGACTCGCCCGGCGCGAGCGCGTCGGCGACGACGATTCGCCCGATCGACTCCAGCGTCTCGCCCTCCGTCGTCTCACCGGCGAGGACCACCCGTTCGACCGGCGCGTTGCCGAAGTTGGTCACGGTCACGTCGACCAGCGACTCGCCCTCTTCCTCGCTTTCGCTCGATTGGGGTCGCAGCGCGCCGCCGTCACCGCCGCCTAGCAGCCCCGATAGTCCGCCGGTCACCTGCGCGGCGTCGTCGGTCTGCGCTCGCCGGACGCGAACGCCCACGTCGGTCGAGAGCGGCGCGACCGGGACTGTCCGCGTCGCCGTCGCCGTCCGTTCGACCCCCGTGGCCGTCGTGTACGTCGCCGTCAGTTCGAGCGGCGTCTCACCGGGTGAAGCGGCCCGAACCGAGAAGTTCCGCGTCGCGGACCCGCCGGCGGCCAGCGTCGGGATAGCGCGCCGCGTGCGCTCGCCGGTCTCGGGGTTCGTCACCCGCAGTTCGATGCCTCGGAGCGGTGCCGTCGTCGGGTTCGAGACGACGGCCTGAATCGGTGTGTCCGCGCCGGCCACGAGGCCCTCGGTCCGGAGTTCGACCTGCGGCCGCCCGCGCTCGACCCCGACCGCCAGCGGTCGGGCCGCCCGCGCTTGCTCGCCGTCGCTGTCGGTACCGACGGCGACGATCCTGAGATCGTAGGACCGGGATTCGTCGACGGTGAAGGTGACCGGGACCGTCAGCGTCTCGCCGGGCGAGAGACGGCCGAGGTCTGTGGCCGCTCCGAGGACTTCACCCGTCTCCTCGTCGCGGACGATCACCTCCTCTACGGTCAGCGGGGTGTCGCTGCCCGCCGAGAGCCGAACCGTCGTCTCGGCGGTTATCGGCGCGCCCGCGGTCGGCGTCGCGGGCGTGACGGTCGCGTCCGTCAGCGCGAGGCGAGCGTCGGCCGCGACGACCGGGCCGACGGCGACGACGGCGACGACGGTGAGCGCCCCCAAGAGGGAGAGGGCGACGGCGACCGTGAGGCGGGAGCGCGAAATCACTATCTGTGGGGCTACGGGTTCGAGCGGTCAAATATCGTTCGCCGGGCGCGATTGACCGACTCCAGAACGCTTGTAACACCGCTGGCGCTATGTGCGGGCAATGACCCTCTCGGAGGAGGCCCGCGAGCGACTCGCGGACATCGTCGAGCGCCAGCCGACGAAGAACGGCGAGTTGCAGGAACTGTGGGACATGGACAGCGGCAGCGAGGTCCACCAGTACCTCGAATCCGAACTGAAGGAGTACTACTACCGCAACGAGGACAGCCTCATCTGTGCGACGCCGGAAGCGACCGCGCTGATAGACGGCGAGGACTCCGACCGCGTCCAGACCATCGCGGTCACGCCGTTGCAGGCCGCCATCGTCGAGGTCATCGCCGGTCCCGACGAGGAGAGCCAGAGCGTCGTCTCCGTGTTGCACGCCCTGCGCGAGGCCGGCGAGGAATCCGACGTCGACGAGGTCCGCTCGGCGCTTCGGAGCCTCGCCGATAAGGGCATCGTCGAGACGGTCCAGAAGACGGTGCCGACCTTTCGGCTGGCCGTCGAGCGCGAGGACGTCGACGTCGAAGTGCTCGACTCGTAGTCACTTCTCCGCGAGCCCCGGCCGGGACCGACGGCGACGCCGATCGAGCAAGCGCTTGATCGCCGCGCCGGGACCGCCCTCGATGGGCCACCCGCGCGTGCGCCAGACCGGCGGTTCCGGCTCGTACTCGTGACAGGACCCGCGACACTCTTTCTGCGTGGGCAGTCGCTCTTTGGCCGCACAGTGAGGGTAGACGCCGGTTTCGTCGGCCCGCAACCGGAAGTGCCGACAGTCCGGACGCATCGTCTCCGCGTAGGCGCGCCAGCCGCGCTCGTACGCTCGCTCGGCGATCGCCAGTCGCTTCTCGGCCTTCCAGTCGGGGTCGGCGTACTCGAAGCGGGCGGCGCTGGCGTCGTCGGTCGGCCGGTCGAGGATGCGAGTTCCGGGGTCGGAAACGGCGAGCGTGCGCGGCTGCCACACCGGGTCGGCGGTGCCGCGCTCGGCGTCGACGGTCAGGACGCCCGCGGCGGCGGGAAAATCGGAGAGCAGTATCGGCTCGATGCGCTCGCCCGTCGCCGCCGTCGCCACCCACACCTCGTCCGCCAGCCCCAGCGCCACGTCGCGTTCGAGCTGGTCCGCGAGGTCGCGGGCGGCGCTCGCCGAGAGGTCGGGCTTGTTCTCGATCGCGACGATGCGGCGGAGCCAGTCGGGATACTCGCGACGGCGGCGAATCTCGATGCGGTTGCCCCGCTTTCGCGTCTCCAACGCGTCCCGGTCGGCGGCCTCGTGGATGGACTCGCGGACGTACCGCCACGGATAGCCGGGGTCCGGCAGCGCGTCGCGGTAGAACTGCCAGTCCGCCGGGGCGTGTCGCAGGACGTGCAAGAGGTCCGAATCGAACGCCGTCGCTCCGAACTCGGCCCGTCGGCGCAGCCCGTCGGGGTCGCATTCGAGAATCAGCGTGTCCCAGCGGCGGTACTTCGTCCCCAGCTGGCGGGCGACGAACACCGCCGAGTCGTCCCGGGCGGGCGACCACTCGCGCTCTGCCCACTGGCAGACACAGAGTTCGAATGCGAACTCGCTTGCCGTCACACACTAACGAATCAGGTCTGGAGTATTATACTCCCCGGCGTGACGGCCGAAGTTAGCTGTTGAGCACGCTGCCGAGCGCCCCGCCGATAGTATACCCGATCGGCGACATGAAGATGAGGCCGACGATATTCGTGAGCGCCCCCAGCCCCGCGAGCATGGCCATACCGCCGGCCGCGTCGGGGTTGCTTCCGCCCATGCTCATGATGCCACCGAGGACGAACGACCCCGGAATGTAGATCAGGTTGAACGCGACGGCGGCGATCATCCCCGTCACCAGCGCGAACTTGATAGCTGTTTTCGTGTCTTCGATGGTCGTGAACACGGCCACGACGGCCGCTCCGAGGAGGATCTCCTTGAAGAAGGGGACGAAGCGCACCAGATTGAGAATCGGTACGAAGCCGGTCACCAGCAGGACGACGAAAATTGACGCCGTCGCCTTCTTGAATTCAGACTCGTCGAACCCGAATATCATAGTTCGGGTACCGTTATTCGAACGAGCTATTTAAGATTATCTTTAAATATTTTCGCCAAGTTATTCGTACCGTGGCTACTCCCCGAACGCCGCGTCCGCTCACAGTCGGGACTGGTGGCGCGCAGTTCGCCCCGGAACAGCCGACGTTCTCCTACTCCTCTTCGTCCTCCAGTCGCTCGTCCAAGAACTCGTGAGCGTCCTCCAGGATCTCCCGGGGGCCGTCCTGCGTGACGGTGTTGACCGCCTGTTCGTAGTCGCGCCACTGCAGGTCACGGTGTTCCGTCGATAGCTCTGCGGACGCTTCGAAGGACTTGGCGACGAACAGGTGGACCGTCTTGTGGATGGTGTTGCCGTTCGCTTCGAACACGTAGTCGTAGTCTTTGCGGAAACCGTCTAAGAGCCGGAAATCGCCGATTCCGGCCTCCTCTTTCACTTCGCGTATGGCGGTCTGCTGGAGTTCCTCGTCGCCCTCGACGCCGCCCTTGGGGAATTCCCAATCGCCGGGTCGGCTCTTGAGCAGGAGGTACTCCCGCCGGCCACGCGTATCGCGAAAGAGGATGGCTCCCGCGCTCGTGGCCTCTATCATTACGATAGGTTACTGCATGGGTACTTAAGAGAATATCGGAGACTGCGCGACGGCGGCTCTCGTCGCCGAAGTCAGGCTGTACGCCCGGAGACTGCTTGAGGGGGCCGTTTCGCCGAAGCGACGGTCGTACACGATAGTCCCTCCCCGTCGGGTCGAACGCGAAGCGGAGAGCCTTTTAGCGCTCGCCGGCGAGACTCTCCAGAGATGCCGTTCGTCACGACCCTGACACTCACGAGTGGGGACCGCCACCGCCTCGACGACGTCGTGGCGGACATCAAAGACCGCGCCGAACGGAAAGGCGTCGAACTCAAGGGACCGCACCCGAAGCAACCGACGGAACTGCGCGTTCCGCAGTCGAAGACGCTCGGTCCGGACGGCGGCCGCTTCGAGCCGTGGAACTACACCGTCTACACGCGCACCATCGAGATCGTCGGCTACGAGGACTTCGCCCGCGACGTGACCGAGGATTCGTTCCCGCCGGGCGTCCACGTCGAGGCCGGCATCGAGCAGCGCACGCAGGTCGGTAGCGGATCGTAAGCCGCCGCGTTCGTCCCGACGCGAGCCGCGCCGGACGAGACGCCTTATAAGTTCTCGGAGCACCTCTCGCCCGTATGGACCAGGACCGACACGAGCGTCTCGTCGGCTTTCGGCGGGACCTCCATCGCTATCCCGAACCCGCGTGGTGTGAGTTCTACACGACGAGTCGCGTCGTCGAGGAAGTCGAGCGAATCGGCGTCGACCGGCTGCGCCTCGGCCCGGAGATACTGGACGGCGACGCCCGGATGGCCCTCCCCGACGAGTCGGTACTGGCGGAGTGGCACGAGCGAGCGCGCGAAGCGGGGGCGCGCGAGGACGTCCTCGACGCCTGTGCCGGCGGCTACACGGGCGCGCTGGCGACCATCGAGCGCGGCGAGGGGCCGACTGTCGCGCTCCGGGTCGATATCGACGCGCTCCCGATCACCGAGTCCGAGGGGGTCACGCACGCGCCGGCCGACGCCGGGTTCCGCTCGGCCAACGAGGGGTACATGCATGCCTGCGGCCACGACGCCCACGCGACCATCGGTATCGGCGTCCTCGAAGCGGTCGCCGAGAGCGACTTCTCGGGGACCTTCCACGTCCTCTTTCAACCGGCCGAGGAGGTCATCGGCGGCGCGAAGGCCGTCGTCGAGAGCGGCGTCTTAGACGACGTGGACCGCCTGCTCGCGGTTCACATCGGGCTGGACCACCCGACCGGCGAGATCGTCGCCGGCGTCGGGGGGTTCCTCGCGGTGCGGCAGTTCGAGGCGACGTTTTCCGGCGAATCGGCTCACGCCGGCGGCCATCCGGCACAGGGCCGGGACGCGGTGCAGGCGCTGGCGACGGCCGTCCAGAATCTCCACGCCATCCGGCGGCACGGCGAGGGCGACACCCGAATCAACACCGGCGTCGTCGAGGGCGGGACCGCGACGAACATCGTCCCGGAGTCGGCCCGCATCGAGGGGGAGGTCCGCGGCGAGACCACCCATCTGAAGGAGTACATGAGCGAGCGCGCCGACACGGTGGTCGAGCACGCCGCGAAGATGCACGACTGCGAGTCGAGCGTCGAGACGACGGCCGAAGCGCCCAGCGCCGAGAGCGACGCGGAACTGGCCGACGTGGTCTACGCCGCCGCGGGCGAGACCACCGGCGTCGATTCGCGCCTCCGCAGCGCCGAACTCGGCGGCAGCGAGGACGCCACCTACCTGATGGACCGCGTCCAGCGCCGCGGCGGGCTGGCCACGTTCGTCGGCGTCGGCACCGACCACCCCGGCGGCCACCACACGCCCACCTTCGACGTGGACGAGCGGTCGCTCGCCATCGGTATCGAGACGCTCGCCGACGCGATCACTCGGCTGGACTGAATCGCCGAGACGGGGCAATCCTCAGACTTGCGGCCCGGTCCAGCGGGCCAGCCGAACGGTCTGACCGTTGGTCGGCGACGCCCACCGAACGGTCACCGTCGCCGCCGAGAGGTCCAGATTCGCGACGCTCACGACCGTCGAGCCGTCGAGCGTGACCTGCTGTCCGGCGCTGACGGACGACCCGGGGCCGAAGGCGGGGAACGCGTCGAACCCGTACTCCCCGTTCGGGTCTGACGACGCCGACGCGCCGCTGACGACGAGCGAGACGTCGCCCGCGGTCAGCGTGTCGCCGCTGGCGTGACGTATCGAAAGCGAGTCCGACCCCCCGACGTCGCGGTCGTAGTCGAAATCGAACGCGGTCTGTGGCGTCCGCCCCTTCGAGTCCTCGCCGATGCCGTACGCGAGCATCGCCGTCGTCGCCGCCAGCAACAGCGCGATCGCGACGAGCAGGACGACGCCGACGACTGGCGAAACCGCTCTGTTCCGCGTGTCGTACGTCGCTCCTGTCATCGTGAACCCCTCGCACCCGCAGGTGGCAGAACGGATCGGTCGATGCGTCACATCGCTGCCCCTGACCCCGACGGCACTGTCCGCCCCCACGCCCAGTGCGATTGGTCGTGATTTCGTCGGTATAGAGAATAAACGTTCGGACGCTATCGGAAGCCGTTTTTCGGCGCGGCGGCCGGCTCAGTACTTCGCTTCCGCGTCGGTGACCTCGTAGATGTCGTCCATGATGGCGTCGCGTTCGCGCTGCCACGCCGCGAAGCCGCCGGGGTCGCTCGGGTAGCGCTCGTAGTGGTCGAGCAGTCGGTCGGCGAGGTTCTTCGTCTGGTAGAGGTCGTAGATGGTCCCCCAGTGGCCGAAGCTCTTCATCGCCATCTTGACCTTCAGCCCGAAACTGACGCTCGTCGAGCCGCCGTACAGCGCCTCGGCGAGTTTCTCGCCCGGGAGCGCCGCCAGCAAGCCCATCAAGTCGTCCACGTCGTAGGCCGTCGTGAAGATGTTGTAGACGTCCAAGGCGGCGTAGCGCGCGCCGAAGTGGTCCATCACGTCGACGTTGTACTCCCAGAGCGCGCTCTCGTCGCCGGTGCGGCCGTCCTCGATTGCCTCGATGGCCTGCTCGGCGGCGTACTTCCCGGCGTAGGCCGCGCCCGCGATGCCGCCGCCGGTGGTCGGGTTGACGTGGCCCGCCGCGTCGCCGACGGCCATGAAGCCGGGTGCGACCGCCGAGTCGTAGGGCCGCCGGGTCGGGAGCGCCGCGCCGAGTTTGTCCTGCACTTCCGCGCCCCGGAACTCCTCGCGGTTCCGGAGGTCGGCTTTCAGGTCGTCGACCAGTTCCATCGGCTCCTCGTTCATCTGGAAGCCGAGTCCGGCGTTGATCTCGGTCTCGGTGCGGGGGAAGTACCAGAGGTAGCCCGCCGACCGTTCGGTGGGCTTGAACACCAGCGCGTCGTCCCACTCGACCGGTTCGTCCACCTCGATGATCTCCCGGTAAGCCGAGCAGAACTGCGAGTACCGGACGTTCGTATCGAACGTGGCGTCCTCTAGCTCCGTCTTGTCCTGCAGCAGCGAGAGCGCGCCGGCCGCGTCGACGACGATGTCGGCCTCGTAGGTGGTAGGGTCGCCTTTCCGGACGGCTCTCACGCCGGTCACCTCGCCGTCGTCCGACTGGATCACGTCCTGGACGACGGTGTCGTAGTGGAACTCCGCGCCGGCGTCCTCCGCGCCGGCGATGAGACAGCGGCCGTACTCCCAGCGGTCGATGACGGCGAGTTCGCCCGGCACTGGGATCTCCAAGACGGTGTCTTCCTGTGGAATCTCGAAGCGCCCGTGGTCGACGCCCGTGTTCGTGAAGGCCGGTTCGAGCCGGGACTTCGGGATGGCCTCCGGGAAGTCGCTGGCTCCCTTCAGCGCGTCCCCGCAGGCGATGTGGCCCGCCTCCTCGGCGTCCTTGCGCTCGACGACGACGACGTCGTAGCCGGCGTCGGCGACCGTCGCGGCCGCGTAACACCCCGACGTCCCCGCCCCGACGACGGCCACGTCGCATTGGTGTGTGGTCATGCACCCTCGTCTTCACCCCAGAGAGAAAATCGTTCCGA encodes the following:
- a CDS encoding ABC transporter permease; translation: MGRNGRRFPALSLATRNLSRQRLRAALAALGIVIGVFAVVTLGLLGNALSAAATEELGGLGDQVIVSPSSDSDRESLDARDLAAVRRAADGRGTVVPLKATGGSVRANGAQTVAQVYGTDSPRALFGNGSDAVPAFHRQGAIVGADLAADLSLRVGSTITVEENEYRVVSVLPEVQSISPLQPDSAVILPPREFAAPGFSQVVVRADSAADARAVADGVERRLNARQERVSVFSLTSVLDQIAEFFDLLNGFLLAVAGVSLVVAGVSIFNVMLMSVSERRGEIGVLRAVGVHRRQVLRTLLVEAALLGVVGGAIGAILGTAAVVVTATQTELPLWAVLLPGNAAVPLGAFAFGVLVALVGGLYPAYRAAWEPPVEALRG
- a CDS encoding ABC transporter ATP-binding protein, with product MRPKNGLEPAPPLRLVDVSKRYDSGGGGVVVALSHVDFAVARGEVVAVVGPSGSGKSTMLNVLGLLDEPTSGRVELDGKPTTGLTEAQRTDARRESLGFVFQEFHLLPTLTALENVRLPTAFLPGDATDRARDLLERMGLGDRLDHTPDELSGGQKQRVAIARALINEPSVLLADEPTGNLDRETGRNILEEFRRITDEDDVGVVAVTHDDLVTEYADRTVELVDGVIRRG
- a CDS encoding DUF5797 family protein, giving the protein MTLSEEARERLADIVERQPTKNGELQELWDMDSGSEVHQYLESELKEYYYRNEDSLICATPEATALIDGEDSDRVQTIAVTPLQAAIVEVIAGPDEESQSVVSVLHALREAGEESDVDEVRSALRSLADKGIVETVQKTVPTFRLAVEREDVDVEVLDS
- a CDS encoding DUF5787 family protein; protein product: MTASEFAFELCVCQWAEREWSPARDDSAVFVARQLGTKYRRWDTLILECDPDGLRRRAEFGATAFDSDLLHVLRHAPADWQFYRDALPDPGYPWRYVRESIHEAADRDALETRKRGNRIEIRRRREYPDWLRRIVAIENKPDLSASAARDLADQLERDVALGLADEVWVATAATGERIEPILLSDFPAAAGVLTVDAERGTADPVWQPRTLAVSDPGTRILDRPTDDASAARFEYADPDWKAEKRLAIAERAYERGWRAYAETMRPDCRHFRLRADETGVYPHCAAKERLPTQKECRGSCHEYEPEPPVWRTRGWPIEGGPGAAIKRLLDRRRRRSRPGLAEK
- a CDS encoding bis(5'-nucleosyl)-tetraphosphatase produces the protein MIEATSAGAILFRDTRGRREYLLLKSRPGDWEFPKGGVEGDEELQQTAIREVKEEAGIGDFRLLDGFRKDYDYVFEANGNTIHKTVHLFVAKSFEASAELSTEHRDLQWRDYEQAVNTVTQDGPREILEDAHEFLDERLEDEEE
- a CDS encoding uS10/mL48 family ribosomal protein, which translates into the protein MPFVTTLTLTSGDRHRLDDVVADIKDRAERKGVELKGPHPKQPTELRVPQSKTLGPDGGRFEPWNYTVYTRTIEIVGYEDFARDVTEDSFPPGVHVEAGIEQRTQVGSGS
- a CDS encoding amidohydrolase, producing the protein MDQDRHERLVGFRRDLHRYPEPAWCEFYTTSRVVEEVERIGVDRLRLGPEILDGDARMALPDESVLAEWHERAREAGAREDVLDACAGGYTGALATIERGEGPTVALRVDIDALPITESEGVTHAPADAGFRSANEGYMHACGHDAHATIGIGVLEAVAESDFSGTFHVLFQPAEEVIGGAKAVVESGVLDDVDRLLAVHIGLDHPTGEIVAGVGGFLAVRQFEATFSGESAHAGGHPAQGRDAVQALATAVQNLHAIRRHGEGDTRINTGVVEGGTATNIVPESARIEGEVRGETTHLKEYMSERADTVVEHAAKMHDCESSVETTAEAPSAESDAELADVVYAAAGETTGVDSRLRSAELGGSEDATYLMDRVQRRGGLATFVGVGTDHPGGHHTPTFDVDERSLAIGIETLADAITRLD
- a CDS encoding type IV pilin is translated as MTGATYDTRNRAVSPVVGVVLLVAIALLLAATTAMLAYGIGEDSKGRTPQTAFDFDYDRDVGGSDSLSIRHASGDTLTAGDVSLVVSGASASSDPNGEYGFDAFPAFGPGSSVSAGQQVTLDGSTVVSVANLDLSAATVTVRWASPTNGQTVRLARWTGPQV
- a CDS encoding geranylgeranyl reductase family protein, encoding MTTHQCDVAVVGAGTSGCYAAATVADAGYDVVVVERKDAEEAGHIACGDALKGASDFPEAIPKSRLEPAFTNTGVDHGRFEIPQEDTVLEIPVPGELAVIDRWEYGRCLIAGAEDAGAEFHYDTVVQDVIQSDDGEVTGVRAVRKGDPTTYEADIVVDAAGALSLLQDKTELEDATFDTNVRYSQFCSAYREIIEVDEPVEWDDALVFKPTERSAGYLWYFPRTETEINAGLGFQMNEEPMELVDDLKADLRNREEFRGAEVQDKLGAALPTRRPYDSAVAPGFMAVGDAAGHVNPTTGGGIAGAAYAGKYAAEQAIEAIEDGRTGDESALWEYNVDVMDHFGARYAALDVYNIFTTAYDVDDLMGLLAALPGEKLAEALYGGSTSVSFGLKVKMAMKSFGHWGTIYDLYQTKNLADRLLDHYERYPSDPGGFAAWQRERDAIMDDIYEVTDAEAKY